TTGCTCTCGAGGTCCAGCATTTTCGTAGGGAGGGCCAGCAGGGATCATGGTTTGACAAGGGAATGTTCTGCCCGAGAATTCGTTGGCAACCAGGGATTCGTAGGCGTAGGCGATTGGGTTGATGTAGTTGAGCCATCTGAGCCATCCTTTCATGTACTGAGTGGGTAGAACAAAGCCAGCGTAAATGACAagaccgatgatgaagatggcagcaGGGACCAACGCTGAATGAACCGTCTTCGAAGCCTGGCCGATAGTTCGCAGAATCATTGACATGGTCAAGGTAGTCGTGAAaccgaagagaagaaagatgaagaagtaAGAAGCCTCGCGACGTAGGTTGGCCATGAAGTAGAGCGGAAGGTTAAAGGCAAGGGTCGAGAGAATCTTGGACGGCAGGtcgcagatgatggaggagactGCTTCTGAGAGGGGGCGATACAATGCATATCTCGAGTGCTTCTCCACGATTGGTCGTTGGGCGTACAGTGATAGGATCTAGGATTGTAAGCTTGGTTCATGACAGCGGTTGATCACATACCTCCAGGGCACTGCTCAAACCATTGAACAGGatggcaaagaagaggacgGAGCATCTACTGTTCATGGTTTCGGCAGCTTCAGCGAGGTCAAAGTACACACTGCCGAGGACCAATGACATGAACAGGTTTCCTCCCAcagtgacgatgaagaaggtcTTGTCGCCGAGGAGCCTCTGGACTCCCCTAGTCATGCACAGACGGATCTGCATGGGTACGGAAATCGTGAATGGACTCTTCTTGGACCTTTTGAGGATTAGCATGCGTGATGCacggggaggagggggttgCATACATGAATCGTGccttctgggccttcttgatgtttgtaagcttctcgacctcttcACCACCCACAGGATATCGATTCTGAAACGCTGCAATGTCTCGAAGAAGGTTGGCTTTATGCGCGCTCATCCTCCAAGCGTCGGCAAACTCGTCCGAGGTGCGGGGCACCTTTCCTTCAAAGCCAGGACGTACAATGCGTTCATCAGGGTTTGTCAGGGAGGTTAGGAAGTCGGCCGTGGtctgacgaggaggacacTCATAGCCCATGTCAACAAAGTActtcttggcttcttgtcggGGACCGAAGTAGATCTGATGACCTTCGTACAGCAACAAGACTTTGTCAAACTCCTACACGGCAGTTAGCATGAGTTGTGAACGAGTGCTTGGCTGTCACATACATCGTAGGCTGCCTGACTGGCCTGGTAGAGGGCAACAATAGCGCTGGTGCCGCCCAGTTGAGTGCCCAGACGAAGTGTCTTGACAAAGCCCAAGGCGGTTTCACTATCCAAACCCCGAGTACTGTTATCCCAGCATTGAATAGCGCTCTGGTTGAGAGTAGCCTCGGCGATGCTGACTCGCTTCCTCTCGCCTCCACTGACACCTCTGACAAAGTCGTTGCCAACCTTTGTATCGATGGTGTTGCTGATTCCAAACATGGCCATCACAGCATCGCGAAGGTGTTCGGCGTAGACTCTTCGAGACGTGTTGGAGACACGGTTCTGTGGCGTACGTGCAAGGGCTGCGAAGAGGAGGGTTTCTCCAACGGTGAGATGCGGGAAGTGGATGTCGGTTTCTGCTTGGTATACCACCTCTCCACGGAAGTTGCTGTGCATCAGGTCCCATGGGACACCTTAGGAGTTAGTATTAGGCCAAAGTGGACTGGAGTTGATGCCTACCTTGGTAGTTGAACTCGGACGAGTCTTCCATGTGGAGGCCATGGGTATGGCCGGCAATGGTCTTGAGCAGGGTCGAGACACCACTATACAGGGGTAAGAGAGAGCATTGGTAGGGATAACTTCACACTGTACCTTCCAGGACGCCCAAGCACAAGCAATAGCTCTCCACTTTCGACGAGACCATCAAACTCATTGATGATCTGAATCTTTCGCTTCCGATTCGCGAGCCAGTTGAGTGCACCAAGAGGACTACGCCAGAGAACGTTCAACACATCCTTTTGGTAGTCGGTTGGATCACCAAACCCGTGGACGTTGAGGTTTCGCCAAGACACGCCGGCGGTATGACGTGGGAACTTTTCGGGGTCTTGGGAAAAGGCATGgagcatggccttgacccaGAACTCGGGGAGAAAATTGGGCGACTTGGGATCGAGGCGGGAGTCTTGGAGCAGAAAGGGGCTGACGCCGGCAGAGAGAGTTGAGTAGGTTCTGGTAAGGGAAAAAGATCGAGCGAGTTGAGCCATTGGCTCAATGTTGTTGCCATTCTCGGTTTCGCTTTCACTGGCCTGGTGCATGCCAGTGAAATCCTCAATCGGGGTACTAGACGTGGGAGACATGGTGGAGGGAGAATGGGACAGGGGTAAAAGAGTGGAATACAAGACaagaggcggcagaggccgcaaaaagaaaaggaatTAAGAATGGTCTGAATTGTAGAGTCCCCGATTGGATATTCTCACAATACCAGAGAAAGCTCCTGGGGGGAACGCTTTTATCTACATGCCCTGACCAGATATCGGTGGGAGGCCTTCGGAAGCTTCGGTACGATTCGGAGCATATAAACAGGATATCCATGACACATGCGGCTCAAACCTCACTGCTGCGCTTCTACTTGCAGAATCCCGAGACAATTACTTCTTCTCCTGAGCTGGGACGTCATCAACGGCGCCGTGACATATGCCTCCAACCTCCGTGGGCTGCTCACAAACGGCATCAGCCGTCAAGGGATCCTGGCTAGTGGCGCGGAATTGCGAGATATTGGACCCGCTTCTCAGTGGACTAAACCCATCTAGGAATGTCGGCGCCGACGTCAAACGCCGTTCTCCAAGAGGCAAACTTCTGCTTAGCCTTAAAGAACGCCGCTCCTACTCCGGACACCGCTCACTTCCCTCCCGTCTTTGATGCAGACGAAGCTGAATTCACGCGCAGATGCCGCGGAAGCTACATGATGCCCGAAACTCCGCCCGGATCCGAGACGAGATTGCGCGGGCCCAAGAGGTCCAAGGCCTGCGACCAATgcaagatgaggaagatcCGCTGCTCCGGTACGTACCTTGTGAGATCTGATGGCAGGTACTAAGATCTTTTGAAGGATATCCTCCCCCTTGCGGCAGTTGCATGGTGAGTAGTGGCCGCCCTTGGCGTATGCACAGCGCTGACACGCACAGGAACGAGGGGCCACCTGTCACTTTGGCAGAAGAAAGGTTCCATTGAGAAAGAATGGTGAGTCGAAGAAGTATTCTTTCTGACATTTTATTGACATTATTTCAGTCAACAAGGCTTTGTTGAGCAACCCAGTGGTTCCAAGTGAAACGGTCTTGGCCAAACTTGAAGGCTCGTCGACGGCAATAGAGGTGAGCAGCTCTACACACCTAACCACGCTGATACTAATGGATTAGGAAACACATCATGCCCTTCACGTTCCGGAGAAAAAGGTCGCCCTACAAGTTGCGCAGGGAGACCTTTTCATCGACCGTGTACTCTTTGGGGCACCTCCAGGTAACAACCAAAGTCAAGAGCAATGCTTTACTCTCAAGGTAAGAAACTCACTGCAACTGCGAGCTGTCTTACCATTTGATATCACACCCTTCTCTGCGATGCTCAGCACCAGTCATGCGCTAAAACCACCAGGGCAACGGCCTCTTTAGTAGGTTAAGACATCGATCGACATGGGCCGTTTTTGACAAGAAGCCCATAGGTGGCACGTACAGActcaccttcttctccgaCAGCAGGCTCGAGTCTCTCTCGACAAAGCTGCGAAACAACAAGGTCAACGATCTTGTTCGGAGGATTTCAACCATCCTGAAGAATCGAGTGAGATCGCCCGATACAGAGTCCGCCATGTCGAGCACGCCAGAGAGTGGCCAGGTAGACAATGCATCAGCGGCCAGACACATCGCAGGTAAGTTTCATGCCATTTTGATGCGCAATTCTCATTTTTTCCAGCATATTACGAGAGAGTTCATCCTCTCTTTCCACATCTGGATCGCGCGTCCTTCGAGTCAAAGATCTCTTCTCCAAATCTACCCACCATCCTCGCCGAAGAACCCGCTTTCTCAGCACTTTACCACTTAGTTCTTGCACTAGGTTGCTTGCACAGCGGCGGTGGTAGCTTTGAGCCTGGAAAGGGCAAGGCCTGGAAGCTCTTCTCAGTCGCCCTACCTCTTATCCCTGACTTGGAAAAGTCCAATGACCCGCTGGTGGCCCTCCAGGCCATCACTACTGCAGCCGTCTATGCCTTGGGCATCTCCTGTCTCTCTATTGAGCAGAGAATCATGACCCAAGCTGGTCGAATGGCTCAAGATCTTGGACCAGCCATCGCCAAAGGCCCCTCTGCCAAAGCTTTTCATCGAATATTCTGGGTTCTGTATTCCATCGAAAAGATGTCCAGCTTCCACTTTGGCCGCAGCTCAGTAAGTAGTCCGCCAGCTTGAATGTTGCATTAATAACATTGCAGACCTTGGTCGATGCCGAGATAATCACGCCCATGCCGCATATCCCGGAATCCATGTTTGGGTCGTTCAACTGGGTCCTCACATTTGCTCGACATTCCCGGCTGCTTTCGCGAGCCATGACTAGTCTGTTCTGCGCAGGGATTTGTCAAAAAGGAATAGACTACTACACGACTACCATTAGCCAACTCTTCGAAGATCTCGAGCAGTGGCGACTCTCCATCCCTGAAGGACTCCGTCCGGGGCCTTCTTGTCAACCTCACTTGTTTCGTCGACCGGTCACAGGCCCATCTGCGATTTGGATTAACTACCTCTATTACAGTTTCAAGCTGATTCTATTGCGATGCTATCTTCAAGTTAATGGGGAACGCGATCCAAGCGAATCAAACAAGAATCTCTCAAGAGAGCATCTCATTGCTGTGTCTAGATCCATCCTAGAGATCATCACCTACGTCGATGTGGAACCTTCCACTCCATTGTGGTCTGTAATAACATAGATGATTACGAACTCTACTAACTTGACATAGGATTCTGGCCGGGATCCCGATCTGTGCTCTTTTCGTCCTCTTTGACCAAGTCATCAACGACCCGACGCATCCTGACACAAGGAGTAACCTTGCACTTCTCGACATTGCAGGAGGGCACTTTAGCCGAATCGAATTTGCCAGCGAAGGGTCTCTTCCTGGATCTCTCATTGCCGAGTTTGCCTACATCGCAAGAGAATACGTCAACGAGACAACATCACAAGGTCTTGACCTGGGGGGTTCGCTTCATCACCAGCGATCGCACGGTGATGGCATGTCTTCGTTGGAAATGCCAGAAGTCCCGGGATCAGCAGATCGTTCTATGAGCAAGCTGGATAAAGGGCCCGATGTAATTTTAGTAAGTTACAAACTTCACTCGCTCACTGTTATGCTAATTGTTGATTAGCCCCCCACGACTCTGGAGGCAAGTCAGGACATTGCCTCCATGAGCTCGGCTCTGTATTTTACTCCTCAAGATTCATGGATGGGGGGAAGTGATCTTCTGCTGGGTATAGATGTGATGGATATTTTCAACAACTTGAGTTAACATGGCGTTGTTTGGCTGGGATAGAATTGTGTTATTAGATATTAGACGGGCGTATTATAGAACGGACAAGGGAAAGCAAACGACTGCTTATTCTGTAACATATAGTAACTTTGATCTTCATTCCATTTACCGCCCATCCAGTCCCGCTTATCAAAATCCATGGACATTCGAAACTTGCACTCTTGTCGTCTAGCAATCCACATTTATCTCTATCCTTCGTTCCGTCCAGATATTTTATCAAACTCCGTTTCGATCAGAAACCTCGTGTCGCAACCACTTCCTCCAGGATGCATCCTTGAGAATACTTCTCACTCTTGCCTCGAGCCATTCCGTGTTACCCCAGAATCCCCATGACGCCTGGAAGCGACACCAATCAACAAGCGCTGCCTCCCAGTGTTTGACAAAGACCTCCCAATCGTAGTTGAAGGGTTCCTTTTCCGGAGATCGCCGACTGAGCAAGGTTTTGCGATACAATTGTAGCAGGGCCTCCTCCCCTTGATCCATCGGTAGTTCGTCTGGGATCGCGTCATGTTCAGTGAGCATGTTGAGAGGAACAGAGCATGTGAACAGCTTGGCCAGATCACAAACACCTAGACCAAGTCCCGCATACTGAAAGTCGAAGAAGCACACCTCGTCTCCTGATTCGGTGGTGAAGAGGTTTTCAGACTTGACGTCGCCATGGATGAACGTCTCAAAAGGTCGACTACGCGGCGTGAGGAATTCGGCCACCGCCTCGGCAGTAGATAAAGCAGAGCCTTCAAAAGGAGCGCAGAAAGCTTCGGTCCATTCCGAATAGGTATCCTCAGCCAGAGAGGTATACTCGCTTCGCCGGGTTGCCAGATAGGTGTAACCTCCATTCAACCACAACTTATCGCCACCCTTTTGCGATTCTCTTCGCTTCGATTCTTCCAGTGGCGGTAGGAGAAAATCGTCCAGGTTCGCGGGCAAGGAGTTCCAGGAGCTGCTGTGGAACTTTGCGAGCCACTCAAGCGCAGATTGGACTTGGCGGGGACTGAGAACGGATCTCTTTTCGCCTGCAACAGGAAACTTGATGCGCAAGTCGGTGAGCACAGTTGCAGTAAGTCCTTGTAGTTTGCTTCCCTCGGCATTGGGACGTCTGCTCGAGGTCAAGCAATGTGCTACTGCAATGTCATCCTCGAGACGAGGCGTGATTTCCTCGTAAAAGAACTGTTCAACGTCATAGCTCAGGACTTTTCGAAGATGGCCCTCGTCCTTTTTaccgggaggaggagataTGAGTTTCAGGATCAGACGGAAACTGTTGCCATTGGTTGAATCGTTATAAAGGCGGCGCACGGAAGCGGCAATCGTCTCGTTTGCGGCCTTGACCGTGATGGCGCAGATGTGGCCATAGCCAGCCCACAATGTCTGGATTTCACGGCATGAAGTAACTTCGAGACCGAGCGGAGTGAGAAGAGTTTCGGCAACATGCCTTGACTCAACTTTGGGTGCCATTGTTCGGGACGGTGAAGGTTACAGCGGGAAACTAAAAGCCGGAGCCGGGACCGGGACCGTACGGAGGCGGAGTTGGAGGCGGGCCGGAAAATCATCTCGGGGGGTGACAAAAAGTAGCTGACTCAGCACGCTTATCGAAAAGATAAAGGGGGTGTTCCATCACGTGATTGGTACAATTTGCTGTTTCATGCCAAGCCTCATCCCGTGAGCGCCCAAGGACCTCCAAGTAAGTACCCTAAGGGGGGTGAGACCAATCAAATCACTTAATAGAGACAGTACATCATCCTCACCTCAACTCGGCCTAAGTACTGAGATCATAAGGGCGTAGCAGCTAGACCTCCTACGTCACCCACTAATTGTTAACGGAATAACACTGGGGCGAGGTACGGCTTGGAGGTCCTGGGGCACTCATGGGATTAACCCGCCACACTCAACTCAATCACAACCTCCCAGGTGTCACCACACGCCGAAACTCTTGCTGGTGTTGGGCAAAAAGATTATCTCTATGACTGAAGTTCCCTCCACAGAAACGAAAATGTCTGCATCGGCCAGCCCAAGTCCGGCGGAAACCACAGTGACCGCACCCATCACCTTCAAACAGAGAGGGCGACGGGCAAAGGAGAGCTTCAGGAAACGGCCGGCGAGCTCAACAATAGCGCCAGCGCGTGACAATCCAGATGgttcctcgtcttcaagcGACGAGCATGACACGTTAGAAGGACCCCGGATCAAGCGCGGTAAGAAGGGCATCGTTTCGACCTCAACAAATGTCAAGACCACCCCGAGTGAAGGTCACGGGCCTACAGCCTTCCGAGCAAACCGTGACATCCCACTATCAGACACAAACGATGCAACGAAGCGAAAAGACTGGTATGACCAGCCCACGGCAAAGGGTCCAGCTCGTGCCGCATCCAACGTGCGCATCACCACAACCACCGACTTTGCTCGCGATGTGTGCAAAGACTACGCGAAAACGGGCTGGTGTGGCTTTGGAGATTCTTGCGTGTTCCTTCATGATCGAAGCGACACGCAACAAGGCTGGCAGCTTGACAGGGAGTGGGAGGTGCACAACAAAAAGAAGCTCCCtagcaacaccaacaaggGTGAGGATAACGGGAATGCAGACGACGACACGACACTGGATAAAATTCCCCTTTCCTGTCCCATCTGCGAGGGGCCTTACAAGCGCCCTATCGTAACCCAGTGTGGCCACTACTTTTGCGAAGCTTGTGCGCTTCAGAGATACAGAAAGGATCCAACCTGCAGGAGCTGTGGAGTCGCAACCATGGGTGTATTTAATGCAGCATCCAAATTGGAACGGCTGATGCGCCGGAAGAGGGAACGCGAGGAGGAAGCAACGGACAGGAGCTAGATGTCACAACAGAGACAAAGGAGTTGGCCGACAGGCGAAGTAATTCAGAAAAGGGGGTCGGTGTATGGGTAGGTCTAAGGCATGAAGAGAGCAAATAGCGAGAAGCTGTTGAACTGCCGTTGGTAGGACCCCTGTTGAAAGAGATGAAGCCCGATGAACTACATATCCGAGC
This genomic interval from Fusarium keratoplasticum isolate Fu6.1 chromosome 9, whole genome shotgun sequence contains the following:
- a CDS encoding Zn(2)-C6 fungal-type domain-containing protein, which codes for MSAPTSNAVLQEANFCLALKNAAPTPDTAHFPPVFDADEAEFTRRCRGSYMMPETPPGSETRLRGPKRSKACDQCKMRKIRCSGYPPPCGSCMERGATCHFGRRKVPLRKNVNKALLSNPVVPSETVLAKLEGSSTAIEETHHALHVPEKKVALQVAQGDLFIDRVLFGAPPGNNQSQEQCFTLKGNGLFSRLRHRSTWAVFDKKPIGGTYRLTFFSDSRLESLSTKLRNNKVNDLVRRISTILKNRVRSPDTESAMSSTPESGQVDNASAARHIAAYYERVHPLFPHLDRASFESKISSPNLPTILAEEPAFSALYHLVLALGCLHSGGGSFEPGKGKAWKLFSVALPLIPDLEKSNDPLVALQAITTAAVYALGISCLSIEQRIMTQAGRMAQDLGPAIAKGPSAKAFHRIFWVLYSIEKMSSFHFGRSSTLVDAEIITPMPHIPESMFGSFNWVLTFARHSRLLSRAMTSLFCAGICQKGIDYYTTTISQLFEDLEQWRLSIPEGLRPGPSCQPHLFRRPVTGPSAIWINYLYYSFKLILLRCYLQVNGERDPSESNKNLSREHLIAVSRSILEIITYVDVEPSTPLWILAGIPICALFVLFDQVINDPTHPDTRSNLALLDIAGGHFSRIEFASEGSLPGSLIAEFAYIAREYVNETTSQGLDLGGSLHHQRSHGDGMSSLEMPEVPGSADRSMSKLDKGPDVILPPTTLEASQDIASMSSALYFTPQDSWMGGSDLLLGIDVMDIFNNLS
- a CDS encoding Pre-mRNA-splicing factor CWC24, translated to MSASASPSPAETTVTAPITFKQRGRRAKESFRKRPASSTIAPARDNPDGSSSSSDEHDTLEGPRIKRGKKGIVSTSTNVKTTPSEGHGPTAFRANRDIPLSDTNDATKRKDWYDQPTAKGPARAASNVRITTTTDFARDVCKDYAKTGWCGFGDSCVFLHDRSDTQQGWQLDREWEVHNKKKLPSNTNKGEDNGNADDDTTLDKIPLSCPICEGPYKRPIVTQCGHYFCEACALQRYRKDPTCRSCGVATMGVFNAASKLERLMRRKREREEEATDRS